One window from the genome of Methyloradius palustris encodes:
- a CDS encoding biopolymer transporter ExbD has translation MLRTRKRRVMNQINVVPYIDVTLVLLVIFMVTAPMTNPGVVELPKVGSDVLKQQTAPMVITLQANGKIEFQEKTLEKDQLLFEIKQQLAKTPDTAFVVSADKKTSYEQVAQLLEILKRSGAPKTGLLLNPSN, from the coding sequence ATGTTGCGCACGCGTAAACGCAGGGTAATGAACCAGATCAACGTCGTACCATATATCGACGTGACTTTGGTACTACTCGTCATTTTTATGGTGACTGCACCAATGACTAATCCTGGCGTGGTTGAATTACCTAAAGTGGGCAGTGATGTTTTGAAGCAGCAAACTGCACCTATGGTCATTACCCTGCAAGCTAACGGCAAGATCGAGTTCCAGGAAAAAACACTGGAAAAAGACCAGCTGTTATTCGAAATCAAGCAACAACTCGCCAAAACGCCTGATACGGCATTTGTAGTAAGTGCGGATAAGAAAACGAGTTATGAGCAAGTCGCCCAACTGCTTGAAATCCTCAAGCGCTCAGGTGCACCTAAAACTGGGCTGTTGTTAAACCCTAGTAACTAA
- the ybgC gene encoding tol-pal system-associated acyl-CoA thioesterase, translating into MGELPQANPGEFIWPVRVYYEDTDGGGVVYHANYLKFMERARTEWLRSLGFEQVELKAKFGILFVVRKLEIQYKKPACFDDAIHVVSTVAKIQRCLFTFEQTIKRDDEILTKALVEVVCVDAEAFSPASIPESIRNVIAMESA; encoded by the coding sequence ATGGGCGAGTTACCACAGGCTAATCCAGGTGAATTTATCTGGCCTGTTCGCGTCTATTACGAAGATACTGATGGCGGTGGTGTAGTTTACCACGCCAACTATCTGAAGTTCATGGAACGGGCCAGAACCGAGTGGTTGCGCAGTTTGGGTTTTGAGCAAGTGGAACTTAAAGCCAAGTTTGGCATCCTGTTTGTAGTGCGCAAGCTTGAGATACAATACAAAAAACCAGCATGTTTTGATGATGCTATTCATGTCGTGTCAACGGTAGCAAAAATTCAGCGTTGCTTGTTTACCTTTGAACAAACCATCAAACGTGATGATGAAATACTCACCAAGGCCTTAGTTGAGGTCGTCTGTGTGGATGCTGAGGCATTTAGTCCAGCCAGTATCCCTGAATCTATTCGTAATGTAATCGCTATGGAGTCTGCATGA
- a CDS encoding TonB C-terminal domain-containing protein — protein sequence MIRSRENPVAIQAGALSVLVHAVLLSILVLSFNWRTVRPASVAEVELWDNLPQQKAVEKPVEKPVEKVVPPEPPKPVEQPKPEPKPEPVVEPKPDIQMKKVPVKEIPKVEKPIVKPDPPKPDQKKIKEDLLKKLQQDMLKEDSKPAHSDVPKIEGPVSPTTNQASQGEIDKYRSLISSKIHRYVNNQLCGTGKPELLIGLELMPTGEVIGVPKIVKSSGIIACDDAVIRAILLAQPLPLPTQPDLLAQFRSLNLNFTPNN from the coding sequence ATGATACGTTCCCGAGAAAATCCTGTTGCCATACAAGCTGGCGCGCTTTCAGTGTTGGTGCATGCAGTGCTGCTGAGCATACTTGTGCTTTCATTTAACTGGAGAACGGTGCGCCCAGCCAGCGTGGCTGAAGTTGAATTGTGGGATAACCTGCCGCAACAAAAGGCAGTTGAGAAACCCGTTGAAAAGCCTGTTGAAAAAGTTGTTCCACCAGAACCACCTAAACCTGTCGAACAGCCGAAACCTGAACCCAAGCCAGAGCCTGTCGTTGAGCCAAAACCTGACATTCAGATGAAAAAGGTACCTGTTAAGGAGATACCTAAAGTCGAGAAACCTATCGTCAAACCAGATCCACCTAAGCCTGACCAGAAAAAAATCAAAGAAGATTTGCTGAAGAAATTGCAGCAAGACATGCTGAAGGAAGATTCAAAGCCGGCTCATTCTGACGTGCCAAAGATAGAAGGGCCTGTTTCACCTACCACCAATCAAGCTAGTCAGGGTGAGATTGATAAATATAGAAGCCTGATCAGTAGCAAGATTCATCGTTATGTAAATAACCAGTTGTGTGGTACTGGCAAGCCAGAATTGCTTATTGGCCTTGAGCTAATGCCAACAGGTGAAGTCATTGGTGTACCAAAGATTGTTAAAAGTAGCGGAATTATCGCTTGTGATGACGCTGTCATCCGAGCGATTTTGCTGGCTCAACCATTACCATTGCCCACGCAACCTGATTTACTTGCACAGTTTCGCAGTCTAAATTTGAATTTCACGCCTAATAATTAA
- the tolQ gene encoding protein TolQ — protein MNLTEDMSLLSLLTGASVPVQVVMGILLLVSFVSWWYIFIKVFTIRRAEREVEEFEQDFWRGGDLNKLFEGISASRTKPQGMASIFEAGFKEFARLKRQGGLELSDITESARRAMRAAYNREIDDLDSHLPFLASVGSVSPYIGLFGTVWGIMNAFRGLANMAQATLAHVAPGIAEALIATAIGLFAAIPAVIAYNRFATSVDRLAVRYESFMEEFTNILQRNKS, from the coding sequence ATGAATTTAACTGAAGATATGTCGCTATTAAGCTTGCTCACGGGCGCCAGCGTGCCTGTGCAAGTGGTGATGGGGATTTTGCTCTTGGTGTCTTTTGTATCGTGGTGGTACATCTTTATCAAGGTCTTTACCATTCGCCGCGCTGAACGTGAAGTTGAAGAGTTTGAGCAGGATTTCTGGCGTGGTGGCGACCTTAATAAACTGTTTGAAGGCATCAGTGCCAGCCGCACCAAGCCACAAGGCATGGCCAGTATTTTTGAGGCTGGTTTCAAGGAGTTCGCAAGGCTCAAACGCCAGGGTGGATTAGAGCTTAGTGATATTACCGAAAGCGCGCGCCGTGCTATGCGTGCAGCTTATAACCGCGAAATTGATGATCTAGATTCCCACTTGCCGTTCTTAGCTTCTGTTGGTTCTGTCAGCCCGTATATCGGTTTATTTGGCACGGTGTGGGGCATCATGAATGCGTTCCGTGGTCTGGCTAATATGGCACAAGCCACTTTGGCGCACGTTGCGCCGGGTATTGCTGAAGCGCTGATAGCAACTGCCATCGGCCTGTTTGCGGCAATCCCTGCCGTGATTGCCTATAACCGATTCGCTACTTCTGTTGACAGGCTTGCCGTGCGTTACGAAAGCTTTATGGAAGAGTTCACCAACATCCTACAGCGTAACAAGAGCTAA